The nucleotide sequence CAACCTAGATCACTAAAGATGGAAATCATAAATTGCATTTGCATGTATCAATCGAAATCTGAGCAAAAATGGAGTAAAATTTTCCAGATATTTTTCAGGCTTACTTGGATCTTTGGTGGTCTCCTCGGCGAGGTTGTTGAAGTAGCACGTCGCACCGGTCTTCCTCAGCTGCTGCCAGTACGAGTTGAAGGCGTAGCTGGCGTGCGCCGCCGTGGTGTTCGGCCGGAAGCACTCCCCGCCGGGCTGGATGGCGTCGCACGTCCCGTTCCCCTGCCCGCACGCGTACGCCAGCGCGTCGCCCACCGCCGTCTCGTTCAGcttctcgccgcggcggccggcgagcacgCACCACACGGGGCCCTTGTACGGCGCGTcgttctccggcggcggcagcagcgggtaCGACCGGAGCGGCCGCGCtccggcgaggtcaaccgggtacACCGCCGTGCCGTTGGCGTAGTACAGCCCCCAGTGCCGCTCCGTGCCGGGCCCCGGCTTGAGGTCCTCGTTGTAGAGCGAGAACACGAACACCGGCATCTTCGCGCCGGGCCGCGCCGGCGTGCCGGGGCTCCTCGCCATCCGCGCCGCGAGGTTCCTGTTGTAGATGGCGGCGTTGTGGGCGTTGCAGCCGATCTGCTCGTAGTCGCCGCCGTTGGGCCAGCCGGTCTCCGCGATGCCCAGCTTCACGCCCCCGTACCCCAGCTTCGCCATCGCGTGCACCACGGCGTCGAGCATTTCGTCGAGCATGTTGGTGTATGTGAGCCCCGTGCCCGGATCAACgtagcggccgccgccgccgccgccctggaaGAGCGCGTACTCGAGCGGGACGGTGTCGTTGTTGCCGGCCCAGACGAAGTACGGGTAGGCGTCGACGAAGTAGTACGAGTTCGTCCCGTTCAAGAACCGGAGCAGCGGGCgcacgacgtcgccggcgatgTCGGGGCGGAAcgccgcggcggacggcggccgcgGGAACGACCCCGACGTGAGCGCGTCCATGGCGAGCGTGGTGCTGATCTTGACGCTGctgatcctcctcctccggagGCTCACGTGGAGGTTCTCCATGGCCGGCACGATGCGGGGCCAGGTGGAGTTGGCGATGGAGTAGTCGGAGAGGAGCTCGTTGCCGACGAGGAGGTACTTGACCCGCGTCTCCGGGTAGTAGGGCACCAGATTCTCCGCCACCCACctgtccgcggcggcggcggaggcggcgagcccCGGGATGATCTCGTTGGGCACCATGATCGACACCCGCATGCGCGTCCCCGCCAGCGCGCGGAGCACGCTCGAGTTCGCGTCGTAGATCTTCACCGACCCGGCCCCCACCGCCCGGAGGAGCTCcaccgacctcgccggcggcgggatgtCGTCCGCCACCCTCCCGTAGTTCACCCCGATGCCATGCGCCGCCGCGGTGCTCCTCCCCTGCGCCACCACTACCCCCACTcccagccaaaaaaaaattaaaaaaaacatttagccATATCTCAAGTAAGAACACGAGAAGGCGgaggtggtgggcggcggcgctcaccgTGGCAGccggcgaggaagacgacgacgaggagggcggccaTGGACGCCATGGGTGAAGGTGTTCGACGGTGGCGTGGGAAACTGGAGCGGGATGTCTTCTGGAAGGGGGGTTTTAAGTAGGAGTTTTAAATTAAAGTGTTTAGGGTTAGCCTTGACAACGGTTGCATTGGGTTAAGCGGTTAATCCTGTGGGCTTTCGAGTAAACAATGTAATTAACGTTTTTTTACTACTACTAGTGAGGTAGAGGCAAAGCTGGGGTGCAAATGCCAAGTGCAAAGTGGGGAGGAGACACATGCTTGCGAGGAGAAAGGCGATATGGGAGAAAATTACAGGGAAAGCCTGTGGATTTGTATATTTTTACCTGTGGCATTGGCCGTTGCCCATTGCCTTCTCTGCTTTTGTGCATTGgatcctctgtttttttttttgcctactttttttttttcgtttcagGGGTCATTGGATCCTCCGTTTTGGGGGAGAAGTTCACTTTGGTCATTTGGTGAAGGTGGCTTTGCAATCGACCTATTgtttttgtctctttttttcACTAGGGCCTTTTCTCCTTTATTTTTAAGGATTGTTTTAATTAGATGCGACCTGTCATAAAACCGTGCAAAGAATAAAGAGTACTCTACTTCATGTGTTGTGTTAGACACTTGACAGTGTTGTGTACtaggggtgtgtttgaggagaaggggattgaggaggttgggaagatacgtaaaataaggtgagccattagcacatgattaattgagtattaattattttaaactttaagaataaattaatatgattttttaaatcaacttttctatagaaattttttgcaaaacacacaccgtttagtaattcagtaagcgtgcgcgcgaaaaacaaaacaatctttctctctttctcctgcGCTCGAACGCAACCTAGATGAAGAGAGAATGTGCAACGAGCATATATGTGTAGGAAGTTTCCATCGCTTTTGTTTCTTTATCCTTTTGGCTTTTGGCAGTAGCACTGTTACTCTaaccgtcctataatataagggatttgagtttttatttgtactgtttgaccactcgtcttattcaaaaaaatttagatttattatttattttttttgacttactttattatccaaagtattttaagcataattttttgttttttatatttacacaaattttttgaataagacgagtggtcaaacaatacaaataaaaattcaaaatcccttatattattggacggagggagtagctagtagGAGGAATAACATGATGCAGCTAAAGAGAGGAAAGCGAGAAGAAACGCACAATCCCTCGTCCTCCTGCCTTTTCTCGTCGAACCAAATCACCCCCTCGCCTCATCCTTCCTCCTTTAGAGTGTGCGTGGCTATAGGGTTCACAATTTTGATCCATCCTTCCTCCTTTAGAATGTGCGTGGCTATAGGGTTCACAATTCTGATATCGGATCAAAATCCGCTCACCATAAGTATCATTGGATTTTCGCTGAATCCATTGATAAACCGACAAAAACCAATAAAATCTGAATAAAttctatcaaaattttaaaattcagttcaatttttttaatctaacctAAAAATCTGAGTGGTTTATGTATTCGATGAATCAGTCCACTGAAATTGTGAACCCTGACGCGCACGTCATTTTGGCTGCACTGCACACGGACGGACACCGCAACCAAACACCGACGACTGCGCCATCGACGCGGTCCGCTGCCGCacgacgcacgcacgcacgacaGCAGGAAGGGCGACGACTTGATCACGCGTCGGTGGATGTTGTCTCACGCGTCTACGTGGGGGCGAGTGGCAACGTTGCTGGGCTTGTAGGCGAGATCGATTGGCCTTCTGTTTGTCCGGCCTGTTAAGGGTTTTGAGGACATATGGTCTTTCTTGgaaaaaagtacaccggagGTCCTCCATCTTGTcaccgaattacaaaatcatccctcaACCCAAAAACTGGTGCAAAATAGATCCCTCGGTGGTATTGTTACCGGTTTTGGCTGActtggcgcctacgtggctcctttgactaggtGTTCATACTACGTGGCGATTACGTGGCAGTTTcatccaaaaataataataataaataggctgggcccactggtcaggtctccttcttccttttctctcctctagccgtcgtcgccctcctcgccgtTACGGTCGCCGCGCAGGCCCTGGAGCGGAGCCATCTTGTGCGCCGGGATGGGGGTCACTCGCAGGGCGAGGTCCCCGGCCACCACCCCCGCGCCGGTCTCTACCCCGCTCAGCAGTAGCGAGGAGGAGGGACGCCCGCTGCCGATGAACCTGTGGTCAAAACACAAAATCCATCGAGAAAAATCTTCAGTGCAAGCTTATGGTTATACATGCTGACCTATGATGAACAGACTCTTGAGCTCACCAATTTTGAACCTTCTTCATTTCCATATAACAGAGCTGCTGCTGCAAGCACATCCATGCTGTTATGTACTGGCAAATTTCCCTTCATGGGCACTTTCGTGGGCTTGTTAAGCACAAGTATAGCAGAATCctgaaatttcaaaattttgcaTACAATTATGACTCTGAATGATGTAAATTAAAAACAGTAAGCTCCAAAAAATACACTAAATTGATTACCTTGTGGATGACAGGCCTTCTCAATCTCATCTCTAATCTCGCCCTCTGCCACTGACACAGGAAGGTGAATTCTCATGCCAGGCTCCATCACATCATTATGCTTGATCTGCAACAAACTGCTGAGCATATTTACTTCATTCAAACCGCAGAACAATAGTATACAAACAGATTTTAGGAACGAAATCTCTATTGTACCTATACCTTCTTGAGATGATGCTTCTGGCTCTTAGTAGTTTCAACTGAAACCTCATGATCAGAGCACTCGGAATGAACCTGGTAAACGGGGAACAGATAGTTTCACTTCATACAAAAAAGGAATCCCTAAATGTAGAGCCAACTGCGTATGACATCAAACTGAGAGAAAAGATTGCAAGAGAAAAACtgcggcgccgtcctcctcctcttccacaTCGCCCCGTCGACGCCCCGCAGCCCGGCGCGGGGGAGGTCCTGGCAGTCGACGTCGAGGCCGCGGAGGGACTTGACGATGGGGGCGAGGTCAACGGCGATGGGGGCGACGGAGGCGCCGCTCTCCTCGaaggcggccgcgccgccgccggagtacggaggcgccgctctcctccgaccccgccggcgagctcgaggccgtcgagctcccctcctccctcgagGTGCTCCAGGAGCGGTTGCTTCCCCCGCGGCGCCGACGTCTTCCCCCACCTCTGCTCGCCTGCAGTCCAGTACAGCCTCGCGCTCGCGCTCAGCAGGCAAGAGAGAAGAGAACAGGGAGGACAGAGATGACGTGGCAttctgatatgtgggtcccacgctgactcagctgtcACGTAAGACAAAACTGgtgtcaaaaccaccaaaagaccaattgtgaccggttttgattagttaagggacgccggatatctggttttacggttggggacgattttgtaactcgatgacaagttgagggaccttcaatGTACTTTTTCCGGTCCTTCTTTATGGTTGGAATGAGCCCATGGTGTAAAGTCCGAATGAAATAAAGCCCATTTTGCGTTGTTAACTCGTTCATACTtctttcatcctaaaatataaggtacATTCACCGAATGAGACTCATCTTAATACTACAAATCTGAACAGCTAGGATGTGTCCCATTCGATCAAAGTACCTTACATATtctaggacggatggagtactatttTAGAGGGAAAGGTCGACTTCACGTCCTCAACTACGTGTCTTGAGTTTCATTCGCATCTCTCAACTATAAAACAGGCTATAGAACGTCCACGAACTTTTAAAATTAGTACAAATCAAATCTCTCCGTGGCATCGAGAGCAATTTTGAGCTTTCTCGTTCCCACCAAGCCTACAGCATCCACACCATCTCGTTCCCTTTTCTCGCTTTCCTCAATTATAGGGTTATCGAGGTTCCCAGGGAAGATCCAAGCGGTTTAGCCAGATGAGGAGCCCAACGAGGCCTGCCGATGGAAAGAGCATATCGGGCTGCCGCCGCACCACCTTCGCATTCCAATGTCATTGGccacatgagagagagagagatagagagagatgcAGAGAGCTACAAATCGAACGTCCGATGTTGTAAAAAAAATCGGACGGAtaaatgtttcagttgaccGTTGGTGCAACATTAAGTTATAcatggtgaaacaaaaaatccAGCCTCTAAAACATATAAAAATTCTGTGAAACACAATAAAGTCATATGGTGAAACATATTTctatcacgtatgaaacattacgtttttattgtttgaaacacatgtttttctttcatcagaatataatcacgtgatatcttgttataaagatttaattataacgaatTCAACGGTGTGATCGAATCGCTCATCAAATAAGTAGTTTGGAAGATTCTTTTTAAGATTACTAAATAGTTGTATGCATGTATGGTGTGGGGAGAAAGTCAATAAAATGGTacgagagagagagtggaggcATATGTGTCTCATATTTTTTCAGCGCGAAGCATTGAGTTATACgtggtgaaacaaaaaaaaatcagttattGAAACATTTAACTTTTCTATGAAACACAATGAAAACTCACGTTGAAACATATTGCTACTGCGTCTGAAACATTAAACTTAACGGACTGAAACATACATTTTTCTTTCATTGGAATGTAatgatgtgatatcttgttataaagatttaattataacaaatataatggtgtgATCATATCACAGATTGGATAAGTAAATCATaagaaaaaattattttgaagatcattataatatgta is from Oryza sativa Japonica Group chromosome 9, ASM3414082v1 and encodes:
- the LOC4347490 gene encoding probable glucan endo-1,3-beta-glucosidase A6 isoform X2 → MASMAALLVVVFLAGCHVVAQGRSTAAAHGIGVNYGRVADDIPPPARSVELLRAVGAGSVKIYDANSSVLRALAGTRMRVSIMVPNEIIPGLAASAAAADRWVAENLVPYYPETRVKYLLVGNELLSDYSIANSTWPRIVPAMENLHVSLRRRRISSVKISTTLAMDALTSGSFPRPPSAAAFRPDIAGDVVRPLLRFLNGTNSYYFVDAYPYFVWAGNNDTVPLEYALFQGGGGGGRYVDPGTGLTYTNMLDEMLDAVVHAMAKLGYGGVKLGIAETGWPNGGDYEQIGCNAHNAAIYNRNLAARMARSPGTPARPGAKMPVFVFSLYNEDLKPGPGTERHWGLYYANGTAVYPVDLAGARPLRSYPLLPPPENDAPYKGPVWCVLAGRRGEKLNETAVGDALAYACGQGNGTCDAIQPGGECFRPNTTAAHASYAFNSYWQQLRKTGATCYFNNLAEETTKDPSHGSCKFHSSLD
- the LOC4347490 gene encoding probable glucan endo-1,3-beta-glucosidase A6 isoform X1 is translated as MASMAALLVVVFLAGCHVGVVVAQGRSTAAAHGIGVNYGRVADDIPPPARSVELLRAVGAGSVKIYDANSSVLRALAGTRMRVSIMVPNEIIPGLAASAAAADRWVAENLVPYYPETRVKYLLVGNELLSDYSIANSTWPRIVPAMENLHVSLRRRRISSVKISTTLAMDALTSGSFPRPPSAAAFRPDIAGDVVRPLLRFLNGTNSYYFVDAYPYFVWAGNNDTVPLEYALFQGGGGGGRYVDPGTGLTYTNMLDEMLDAVVHAMAKLGYGGVKLGIAETGWPNGGDYEQIGCNAHNAAIYNRNLAARMARSPGTPARPGAKMPVFVFSLYNEDLKPGPGTERHWGLYYANGTAVYPVDLAGARPLRSYPLLPPPENDAPYKGPVWCVLAGRRGEKLNETAVGDALAYACGQGNGTCDAIQPGGECFRPNTTAAHASYAFNSYWQQLRKTGATCYFNNLAEETTKDPSHGSCKFHSSLD